One Mastacembelus armatus chromosome 10, fMasArm1.2, whole genome shotgun sequence DNA window includes the following coding sequences:
- the LOC113144095 gene encoding catenin delta-1 isoform X5 yields MVDPAHGALDESYTPEDDSPEVHSVFSDEGTTRRLDNGMKKPISRTVLPSDSMSIDGGLLVSGMGGYSATLDRPYRHAGAGDYPTATVPRNYHYGPVGGYDEYPRGPPSEAYTSLSRGSHMDERYRPVDGYRTLDSGYRAPSRQQLDPYAAQPQVSRAMRAMGSAMEMRYGHGHYGLEDDQRSVGYDDYGMGPPPMHPGGYGTMPRLGPGPGGVDRRRLRSCEDTLDGDIAGVEPYAWSVPMTMERGSMASLDSTLRKAPPASWRQPELPEVIAMLNYRLDPVKTNAAAFLQHLTFKNDKVKSEVRRLKGIPALVSLLDHPSKDVHHSACGALKNISYGRDPDNKIAIKNCDGVTTLVRLLRKTHDQDLTDTITGTLWNLSSHDSVKMEIVDHALHALADEVIVPHSGWERGSNGGEESCKPRHLEWETALTNTAGCLRNVSSERSEARRKLRECSGLVDSLMYIVQSQINRKDVDNKLVENCVCLLRNLSYQVHREVPGCERFAETTQLNQGPATANKGGCFGSRKGKDEWFSKGKKDGDDGSGDQVDIPKRTTPAKGYELLFQPEVVRVYTSLLRESKNPSVLEAAAGAIQNLCAGRWTYGRYIRATVRLEKGLPMMAELLAHGNDRVVRAMSGALRNLAIDNRNCELLGLHAVPHLVANLPGGQSQSGRALSEETVVSVLSTLAEVLGNSLEAAKTLRTSQGIERLVLISKDGKRSDREVRGAGQVLQLIWAHKELRRPLEKDGWKKTDFMVHLNPSNTTNGPHTRANGTYEDSTTPLLDRGEKRDMIPLNDLGPEAYSTLDQRERRHTLDETTDTLPRGVYGGRKGSLPLLDSYDG; encoded by the exons ATGGTGGACCCTGCACATGGCGCCCTAGATGAGAGCTACACCCCAGAGGATGACTCCCCGGAAGTACACTCTGTCTTTTCTGATGAGGGAACCACGCGACGGCTGGACAATGGG ATGAAGAAACCAATCTCCCGCACAGTTCTTCCCTCTGACTCAATGTCTATTGACGGGGGTTTGTTAGTGTCTGGTATGGGCGGCTACAGTGCCACTCTGGACCGTCCTTACAGACATGCAGGAGCAGGTGACTACCCCACGGCCACAGTACCCAGAAACTACCACTACGGCCCTGTAGGGGGTTACGACGAGTACCCCCGAGGCCCACCATCAGAGGCCTACACTAGTCTGAGCAGGGGCTCACACATGGATGAGCGCTACAG GCCAGTTGATGGCTACAGGACGCTGGACTCTGGTTACCGAGCACCAAGCCGCCAGCAGCTTGATCCTTATGCAGCACAGCCTCAGGTGAGCCGGGCAATGAGGGCCATGGGCTCAGCAATGGAGATGCGGTATGGCCATGGCCACTATGGTCTGGAGGATGACCAGCGCAGTGTGGGATATGATGACTACGGCATGGGGCCTCCACCAATGCACCCAGGGGGCTATGGTACCATGCCACGTCTGGGACCTGGCCCGGGGGGTGTGGACAGACGAAGACTCAG GAGCTGTGAGGATACTTTGGACGGAGACATTGCAGGAGTTGAGCCGTATGCCTGGAGCGTTCCAATGACAATGGAGAGGGGGAGCATGGCCTCACTGGACAGCACACTGAGAAAGGCTCCTCCAGCCTCATGGAGACAGCCGGAACTGCCGGAGGTCATCGCCATGTTGAACTACCGTCTGGACCCTGTAAAGACCAATGCTGCCGCCTTCCTCCAGCATCTCACATTCAAAAATGATAAG GTTAAGTCAGAGGTCCGTCGCCTGAAGGGTATTCCAGCCTTGGTGTCACTGCTGGACCACCCCAGCAAGGACGTGCACCACTCGGCCTGTGGAGCACTGAAGAACATTTCATATGGACGAGACCCAGACAACAAGATCGCCATCAAAAACTGTGATGGTGTAACTACTCTGGTCAGGTTACTGAGGAAAACACACGACCAGGACCTAACTGACACTATCACAG GAACCTTGTGGAACCTCTCATCCCACGATTCTGTGAAGATGGAGATTGTGGACCACGCCCTGCACGCCCTGGCTGATGAGGTAATTGTTCCACACTCGGGCTGGGAGCGAGGGAGCaatggaggagaggaaagcTGTAAGCCACGCCATCTGGAGTGGGAGACCGCGCTGACCAACACGGCTGGCTGCCTTAG GAATGTGAGCTCAGAACGCAGCGAAGCCAGGCGAAAGCTGAGAGAATGCTCAGGATTGGTGGATTCACTCATGTACATTGTCCAATCACAGATCAACCGCAAAGATGTTGATAATAAG TTGGTGGAGAACTGTGTCTGCCTCTTGAGGAATTTGTCCTATCAGGTTCACCGCGAAGTCCCTGGCTGCGAACGCTTTGCAGAGACCACACAGCTCAACCAGGGGCCGGCCACCGCTAACAAAGGAGGTTGCTTTGGCTCTCGAAAGGGCAAAG ATGAATGGTTTTCCAAAG GAAAGAAGGATGGAGATGATGGAAGTGGAGATCAGGTTGATATTCCGAAGAGGACAACACCTGCCAAAG GTTATGAGCTGTTGTTCCAACCAGAGGTGGTTCGTGTTTACACATCACTGCTCAGAGAGAGCAAGAACCCCTCAGTGCTAGAGGCCGCTGCTGGTGCCATCCAGAACCTGTGTGCCGGCCGATGGACT TATGGCCGGTATATTCGTGCCACTGTACGTCTAGAGAAGGGCCTTCCAATGATGGCAGAACTACTTGCTCATGGCAACGATCGTGTGGTCCGAGCAATGTCAGGAGCCTTGAGGAATCTCGCCATCGACAACCGCAACTGCGAATTGCTCG gtttGCATGCTGTACCTCACCTTGTGGCCAACCTGCCTGGAGGCCAGAGTCAGTCTGGACGTGCTTTATCTGAGGAGACTGTGGTGTCTGTACTGAGCACACTGGCCGAGGTGCTAGGCAACAGTCTGGAGGCAGCAAAGACCCTCCGAACCTCTCAGGGCATTGAGAGGCTGGTGCTTATCAGCAAAGATGG CAAACGCTCAGATCGTGAGGTGCGTGGGGCAGGCCAGGTGCTGCAACTCATCTGGGCCCATAAAGAGCTGCGCCGGCCGCTAGAGAAAGATGGCTGGAAGAAGACGGACTTCATGGTCCACCTTAACCCCAGCAACACCACCAATGGCCCACACACCCGGGCTAATGGCACCTATGAAGACAGCACCACACCACTATTGGACAGAG GTGAAAAGAGGGACATGATTCCACTAAATGACCTTGGCCCTG AGGCCTACTCTACACTGgaccagagagagaggagacacaCTTTGGACGAGACCACAGACACTTTACCG CGAGGGGTGTATGGGGGCAGAAAGGGCTCTCTGCCTCTGTTGGACTCGTACGATGGTTag